A stretch of the Clostridiaceae bacterium genome encodes the following:
- a CDS encoding AMP-binding protein: MNFISRYVTREDFKSYEDFVSNFKIIVPENFNFAYDVVDEYAALEPNKKAIVWCDDKGDEATFTFGQIKYYSDKAANFFKSAGIKKGDAVMLILKRRYEFWFCILALHKIGAICIPATHLLTAKDIIYRCNAASIKMIVSVAEDEVIKHVENSQADSPTLESKVLVGGSKEGWIDFYAELEKASDCFERPTGEDSIKNTDISLMYFTSGTTGMPKMVQHDFTYPLGHIITAKYWQNVQDDGLHLTVADTGWAKAVWGKIYGQWICGSAVFVYDYDKFVPKELLDVIIRHGVTTFCAPPTIYRFFIKEDLKKYDFSKLVHCSIAGEPLNPEVYYQFLKATGLKLSEGYGQTELTLAIANYPWINPKPGSMGKPSPGYDVDIVKEDGTSCDVGEEGQIVIRTDKNAPVGMFKGYYRDEELTRKVWHDGLYYTGDMAWKDEDGYFWFVGRADDVIKSSGYRIGPFEVESTLLEHPAVLECAITGVPDPIRGSVVKATVVLAKGYTPGPELVKELQEHVKNVTAPYKYPRIIEFVSELPKTISGKIRRVEIREQDRNK, from the coding sequence ATGAATTTTATTAGTAGATATGTAACAAGAGAAGATTTTAAATCCTATGAAGATTTTGTATCAAATTTTAAAATAATAGTTCCAGAAAATTTTAACTTTGCCTATGATGTTGTTGACGAATATGCTGCTTTGGAACCAAATAAAAAAGCCATTGTATGGTGTGATGACAAGGGTGACGAAGCAACTTTCACCTTTGGACAGATTAAATATTATAGTGATAAAGCTGCAAACTTCTTTAAGTCAGCAGGTATCAAAAAAGGCGATGCCGTAATGCTGATACTTAAAAGACGTTATGAATTCTGGTTCTGCATTCTCGCATTGCATAAAATCGGTGCAATTTGCATACCTGCAACACATCTGCTTACAGCCAAGGATATTATCTACAGGTGTAATGCGGCAAGTATCAAAATGATTGTATCAGTTGCAGAAGATGAAGTAATAAAACATGTAGAGAATTCCCAGGCAGATTCACCAACATTAGAATCAAAAGTTTTGGTGGGTGGTTCCAAAGAAGGATGGATTGATTTTTATGCCGAATTGGAAAAAGCATCTGATTGCTTTGAAAGGCCTACCGGTGAAGACAGCATAAAAAACACTGATATATCACTAATGTATTTTACTTCAGGAACAACTGGAATGCCTAAAATGGTGCAGCATGATTTTACTTATCCTTTAGGCCATATAATAACAGCAAAATACTGGCAGAATGTACAGGATGACGGATTACACCTTACAGTAGCCGACACAGGCTGGGCTAAGGCTGTCTGGGGTAAAATCTATGGACAGTGGATATGTGGAAGCGCTGTATTTGTTTATGATTATGATAAATTTGTACCTAAAGAATTGCTGGATGTAATAATCAGGCACGGAGTTACAACTTTTTGTGCTCCACCCACAATATACAGGTTCTTTATTAAAGAAGACCTTAAAAAATATGATTTTAGTAAATTGGTACACTGTTCAATTGCAGGAGAACCATTAAATCCCGAAGTATACTATCAATTTTTAAAAGCAACAGGTCTTAAACTATCAGAGGGTTATGGCCAGACCGAATTAACACTTGCAATAGCAAATTATCCCTGGATAAATCCTAAACCAGGCTCAATGGGAAAACCTTCTCCTGGCTACGATGTAGATATTGTTAAAGAAGACGGGACTTCTTGTGATGTTGGAGAAGAAGGCCAGATTGTTATAAGAACTGATAAAAACGCACCTGTGGGTATGTTTAAAGGATATTACAGGGACGAAGAGCTTACCCGCAAGGTATGGCATGATGGGTTATATTATACCGGAGATATGGCATGGAAGGACGAAGACGGTTATTTCTGGTTTGTTGGAAGAGCTGATGATGTTATCAAGAGTTCCGGATACAGAATTGGTCCTTTCGAAGTTGAAAGCACTCTGTTGGAACACCCTGCCGTTTTGGAATGCGCGATAACAGGTGTACCTGATCCTATCAGGGGCAGTGTAGTTAAAGCAACTGTTGTTCTTGCAAAAGGTTACACTCCCGGTCCTGAATTGGTGAAAGAACTGCAGGAACATGTAAAAAATGTTACTGCTCCCTATAAATATCCAAGGATAATTGAATTTGTTTCTGAACTGCCGAAGACAATTAGCGGAAAGATCAGAAGAGTTGAAATAAGAGAACAGGATCGTAACAAGTAA
- a CDS encoding phosphoribosylformylglycinamidine synthase, translated as MKNTVRRIFVEKKQGFNIEAQKLYNDLRENLGIIGLESVRVINRYDIEGMDDNEFEASKNTVFSEPQVDIIYNEQLEISPDSRVIAIEYLPGQYDQRADSAAQCVQILTCGEKPEIKVAKIIILEGCISDDEYENIKKYCINPVESREASLEKPLTLKTKIKKPEDVKEIKNFINMSNEELQKYMNEAGFAMSIEDLRFCQSYFRDVEKRNPTVTEMKVIDTYWSDHCRHTTFLTKIEKVKFEDGYASDVVKSVYGDYLESRNFVYKDKDRDITLMDLATIAMKEMKKRGMLKDLDESEEINACSIVVNVIVDGKDEEWLVMFKNETHNHPTEIEPFGGAATCLGGAIRDPLSGRSYVYQAMRVTGSGDPRASIEDTLPGKLPQRKITTVAAAGYSSYGNQVGLATGQVAEVYHEGYVAKRLELGAVIGAAPKKNVIREKPQPGDVIILLGGRTGRDGCGGATGSSKAHTDESLMTSGAEVQKGNPPTERKIQRLFRKPEVSTMIKKCNDFGAGGVSVAIGELADGLEINLDAVPKKYEGLDGTELAISESQERMAVLLSKDNVEAFINAAQEENLEATPVAVVTEQPRMKMIWRGQTIVDISREFLNTNGVKQITQVKIKVPDKNDSFFNKIPETVENSLSDLKSAWLNNLERLNVCSQKGLVEMFDSTIGAGTILMPLGGKYQLTPSEGMAAKIPVLDGDTTTGTLMTFGFNPYLSEWSPFHGALYAVIEAVSKIVAMGGDFRRIRLSLQEYFEKLGKNPEKWGKPFSALLGAFKAQKEMGIPAIGGKDSMSGTFNELNVPPTLVAFAVDIADADKVVSAEFKQCGSKVVLIPLKRDHNEMPDFDQLRKNYVKVHELIINRKVLASCTVKCGGVAEAISKMAFGNRIGFAFNENIENRQLFLPGYGSIILELPGDEDTDSLLEGVDFKLLGYTQQKAAITVNGTDICLEEALSHWEKPLESVFPTRNDFINEKPKLFMYNPPADKISGNLIERTSVRKSFAKPRVYIPVFPGTNCEYDTMRAFEKAGALVNIQVIKNMSSKDIEDSIKEMAENINKSQIVMIPGGFSGGDEPDGSGKFIATAFRNPYVSEAIMNLLKNRDGLMLGICNGFQALIKLGLLPYGEIRKLSSDSPTLTFNTIGRHVSTMARTIITSKLSPWFSKVNLGDIYTIALSHGEGRFVATEKDLEIMGRNGQIAAQYVDMDGNPTYDSRFNPNGSIHGIECITSPDGRVLGKMGHSERIGTNVAKNVPGEKDQKIFEAGVEYFS; from the coding sequence ATGAAAAACACTGTTAGGCGTATTTTTGTAGAAAAAAAACAGGGTTTTAATATAGAAGCACAAAAACTCTATAATGATTTAAGGGAAAACCTCGGAATAATTGGTTTGGAATCTGTAAGAGTTATAAATAGATATGACATCGAAGGTATGGATGATAATGAGTTTGAGGCTTCGAAAAACACTGTATTTTCTGAACCACAGGTTGATATTATATATAATGAGCAACTGGAAATATCACCCGATTCAAGAGTTATAGCAATAGAATATCTTCCCGGGCAGTATGACCAGAGAGCCGATTCGGCAGCACAATGTGTGCAGATATTAACCTGCGGTGAAAAACCTGAAATAAAAGTTGCGAAGATAATAATACTTGAAGGCTGTATAAGCGATGATGAATATGAAAATATAAAAAAATACTGCATTAATCCTGTGGAATCAAGAGAAGCATCCTTGGAAAAGCCTCTTACTCTGAAAACCAAAATAAAGAAACCGGAAGATGTAAAAGAAATTAAAAATTTCATTAATATGAGCAATGAAGAACTGCAAAAATATATGAATGAAGCCGGTTTTGCCATGTCAATTGAGGATCTGAGATTCTGTCAGAGCTATTTCAGGGATGTGGAAAAGAGAAATCCTACTGTTACTGAAATGAAAGTTATTGATACATACTGGTCAGATCATTGCAGGCACACTACTTTTTTAACAAAGATTGAGAAAGTGAAATTTGAAGATGGATATGCCAGTGATGTAGTAAAATCTGTTTATGGTGATTATCTTGAGTCGAGAAATTTTGTATATAAAGATAAAGACAGGGACATCACTTTAATGGATCTTGCCACCATAGCCATGAAAGAAATGAAAAAAAGGGGAATGTTGAAAGATCTTGATGAGTCTGAGGAAATTAACGCATGCAGCATCGTGGTAAATGTAATTGTTGACGGGAAGGATGAAGAATGGCTTGTAATGTTTAAAAACGAAACTCATAATCATCCTACTGAAATCGAACCTTTCGGCGGAGCAGCTACCTGTCTTGGCGGTGCCATTCGTGATCCTTTATCCGGAAGATCATATGTTTACCAGGCTATGAGAGTAACAGGAAGTGGCGATCCAAGAGCCAGCATTGAAGATACTTTGCCGGGGAAACTACCTCAGAGGAAAATAACTACAGTGGCAGCAGCGGGATACAGTTCATACGGAAATCAGGTAGGTTTAGCAACAGGACAGGTTGCTGAAGTATACCATGAAGGGTATGTTGCTAAAAGACTGGAATTAGGAGCAGTAATTGGCGCAGCTCCTAAGAAAAATGTAATAAGAGAAAAACCACAGCCCGGTGATGTAATAATTCTTCTGGGTGGAAGAACAGGCCGCGATGGATGCGGCGGAGCTACAGGTTCTTCTAAAGCTCATACTGATGAGTCTTTGATGACTAGCGGAGCCGAAGTCCAGAAGGGAAATCCTCCTACAGAAAGAAAAATACAAAGACTTTTTAGAAAACCTGAAGTAAGTACAATGATAAAAAAATGTAATGATTTTGGAGCAGGTGGAGTATCGGTAGCAATTGGCGAACTTGCTGACGGACTGGAAATAAATCTTGATGCAGTACCTAAAAAATATGAAGGACTAGATGGGACTGAGCTTGCCATATCCGAGTCTCAGGAAAGAATGGCGGTTTTATTATCCAAGGATAATGTCGAAGCTTTCATAAATGCTGCTCAGGAAGAAAACCTCGAGGCCACTCCGGTTGCTGTTGTAACAGAGCAACCCAGAATGAAAATGATATGGAGAGGCCAGACAATTGTTGATATATCAAGAGAATTTCTTAATACAAACGGAGTAAAACAAATAACTCAAGTAAAGATAAAGGTACCGGACAAAAACGACAGCTTTTTTAATAAAATACCTGAAACAGTGGAAAATTCATTAAGTGATTTAAAATCTGCATGGTTAAATAATCTTGAGAGATTGAATGTATGCAGTCAAAAAGGTCTCGTGGAAATGTTCGACAGCACTATAGGAGCCGGTACAATTTTAATGCCTCTCGGAGGTAAATACCAATTGACACCTTCTGAGGGTATGGCTGCAAAAATTCCTGTACTTGATGGGGATACTACAACAGGTACCTTAATGACTTTTGGTTTTAATCCTTACTTATCAGAATGGAGTCCTTTCCATGGAGCTTTATATGCGGTTATAGAAGCTGTTTCTAAGATTGTGGCTATGGGCGGAGACTTCAGAAGAATAAGGCTCAGTCTTCAGGAATATTTTGAAAAACTGGGTAAAAACCCTGAAAAATGGGGTAAACCTTTCAGTGCGTTGCTTGGAGCCTTCAAAGCCCAGAAAGAAATGGGCATTCCCGCAATAGGCGGAAAGGACAGTATGTCGGGAACTTTCAATGAACTGAATGTTCCACCTACACTGGTTGCTTTTGCTGTAGATATAGCAGATGCTGATAAAGTTGTATCTGCTGAATTTAAGCAGTGTGGAAGTAAAGTAGTGCTAATTCCACTTAAGAGAGACCATAATGAAATGCCAGATTTTGACCAATTGAGAAAAAACTATGTTAAAGTTCATGAACTTATAATTAACAGAAAAGTTCTTGCTTCTTGTACAGTAAAGTGCGGCGGAGTTGCAGAGGCAATAAGCAAAATGGCTTTTGGAAACCGAATAGGTTTTGCTTTTAACGAAAATATTGAAAACAGGCAATTATTCCTTCCTGGCTATGGATCAATTATTCTAGAATTACCGGGAGATGAGGATACTGATAGTCTTCTTGAGGGAGTAGATTTTAAGCTTTTGGGATACACACAGCAAAAAGCTGCAATAACAGTTAACGGAACAGATATCTGTCTGGAGGAGGCACTTTCCCATTGGGAAAAACCTCTTGAATCAGTCTTTCCTACAAGAAATGATTTTATAAATGAAAAGCCAAAACTTTTTATGTATAATCCTCCTGCAGATAAAATATCCGGAAATTTAATAGAAAGAACCAGTGTAAGAAAAAGCTTTGCCAAGCCGAGAGTATATATACCTGTTTTCCCTGGAACCAACTGTGAATATGATACGATGAGAGCTTTTGAAAAAGCAGGTGCCCTGGTAAATATCCAGGTAATAAAGAATATGAGCTCAAAAGATATAGAAGACTCAATCAAAGAAATGGCAGAAAATATAAATAAATCTCAAATAGTAATGATTCCCGGAGGTTTCAGCGGAGGGGACGAACCTGACGGATCAGGCAAATTTATTGCAACAGCTTTCAGAAATCCATATGTTAGCGAAGCCATCATGAATCTTCTAAAAAACCGTGATGGGCTGATGCTTGGTATATGTAACGGTTTTCAGGCATTGATTAAGCTGGGACTGCTTCCATATGGAGAAATAAGGAAATTAAGTAGTGACAGTCCTACTCTTACGTTTAATACTATAGGGCGCCATGTTTCCACAATGGCTCGTACAATAATAACCTCAAAATTATCACCATGGTTTAGCAAAGTAAACCTTGGAGATATATATACTATAGCTTTATCCCATGGTGAAGGCCGATTTGTTGCCACTGAAAAAGATCTTGAGATAATGGGCAGAAACGGTCAGATAGCCGCACAATATGTAGATATGGATGGAAATCCCACCTACGACAGCAGATTTAACCCCAACGGCTCCATCCATGGTATTGAATGTATTACAAGTCCTGATGGAAGAGTGTTGGGTAAAATGGGTCATTCTGAAAGAATTGGTACAAATGTGGCTAAGAATGTACCTGGAGAAAAAGATCAAAAAATATTTGAAGCTGGAGTGGAATACTTTAGTTAA
- a CDS encoding MFS transporter, with product MRRIIFDRGIAKIRSLNKNFRAFLKMNSCFLGFVTIINLFINTFLFKASGNSDQVMIYNIFLSAVQPFSMIGTVFVLRKASPLISQRISFLLYGIVFASLVITGEYAANYYWAIGTLLSIAAGFYYATYCLQLVSYTNDDNLDTATGILSTVGSVISLALPLILGFLLSLFKDFTGYRILFILMFMLSSLALKFSMELAPLSQFDKDKKVYLSEVAQTLLQNKIGWKIMGITFLIGIRDGTFSFFISVLIYQFIANEAVIGINSFLGNACAILSASLYALLVTPGRRSRSVFFSVTVIAGAIALLYINLSPVTLIAFNVVNSLLIYFINMPQVNIYFSVVQNIDYFKGKGAEVHTIREFFLGAGKVLGIILTMNMPGSAAGYVTAMLILTVSQYISAFLINSIQSQLDIQQTDNNKTGDELKIYA from the coding sequence ATGAGAAGAATTATTTTTGACCGCGGTATTGCAAAAATCCGAAGCCTGAATAAAAACTTCAGGGCATTTCTTAAAATGAATTCTTGTTTTCTTGGTTTTGTCACAATTATAAACCTGTTTATTAATACATTTCTGTTTAAGGCTTCCGGGAATTCAGACCAGGTGATGATCTATAATATCTTTTTAAGTGCAGTACAGCCATTTTCCATGATCGGTACCGTTTTTGTACTAAGGAAAGCTTCTCCTCTCATATCCCAGCGGATAAGCTTCCTGTTATATGGAATTGTATTTGCATCATTGGTAATAACAGGTGAGTATGCTGCCAACTACTATTGGGCAATTGGTACCCTTTTATCCATTGCAGCAGGATTTTATTATGCCACATACTGCCTGCAGCTTGTATCCTACACAAATGATGACAATCTTGACACTGCAACAGGAATATTATCTACCGTAGGATCAGTTATTTCACTGGCACTGCCTTTGATTTTAGGATTTTTATTATCTTTGTTTAAAGACTTTACAGGATATCGTATTTTATTTATTCTTATGTTTATGCTTTCCTCATTGGCGCTAAAATTCTCCATGGAACTGGCACCCTTGAGTCAGTTTGACAAAGATAAAAAAGTTTACTTAAGTGAAGTAGCCCAAACCCTGTTACAGAATAAAATAGGATGGAAGATAATGGGGATTACTTTTTTAATTGGTATTCGTGATGGGACTTTTTCATTTTTCATCAGTGTATTGATTTACCAGTTTATTGCCAATGAGGCGGTCATTGGAATTAATTCTTTTCTGGGAAATGCCTGTGCCATCTTGTCTGCCAGCTTGTATGCCTTGCTTGTAACACCCGGCAGGAGAAGCAGGAGCGTATTTTTTTCTGTTACGGTAATAGCCGGCGCCATTGCCTTATTATATATTAACCTGAGCCCTGTAACACTAATTGCTTTTAATGTTGTTAATTCTCTTCTGATATACTTTATCAACATGCCGCAGGTAAATATCTATTTTTCCGTTGTCCAAAACATCGATTATTTTAAAGGGAAAGGCGCTGAAGTCCATACAATCCGGGAATTTTTTCTGGGAGCAGGCAAGGTTCTTGGAATTATATTGACAATGAACATGCCAGGCAGTGCAGCAGGATATGTTACAGCAATGTTGATTTTGACTGTATCCCAGTATATTTCGGCTTTTTTAATCAACAGTATACAAAGTCAGCTTGATATTCAGCAGACAGATAATAATAAAACAGGTGATGAATTGAAAATATATGCGTAA
- a CDS encoding helix-turn-helix domain-containing protein has protein sequence MSEQIKQIAARIKDLREISGLSIETLAQEFNVPVETYIEYESGSVDIPVGFLHKISSRFKVDMTALLTGEEPKLRNYCVVRNGKGVSVDRRKAYKYQNLAYNFLHKRAEPFLVTVEPKPDECPLEFNAHPGQEFNYVLEGKLKVVINGYELILDEGDSLYFDSGLEHGMKALNGKPAKFLAIIL, from the coding sequence ATGTCTGAACAAATTAAACAGATAGCCGCCAGAATTAAAGATCTGAGAGAAATATCAGGATTATCAATTGAAACTTTGGCACAAGAATTTAATGTACCGGTAGAAACTTATATTGAATATGAAAGCGGAAGTGTAGATATACCTGTGGGATTTCTACATAAAATTTCAAGCAGATTCAAAGTGGATATGACGGCTTTATTAACCGGAGAAGAACCAAAACTTAGAAATTATTGTGTAGTAAGAAATGGAAAAGGTGTATCTGTTGACAGAAGAAAAGCCTATAAATACCAGAATCTCGCCTATAATTTCTTGCATAAAAGAGCAGAGCCTTTTCTTGTAACCGTTGAACCTAAACCTGATGAATGTCCCCTGGAATTTAATGCTCATCCGGGGCAAGAATTCAATTATGTTCTTGAAGGTAAACTGAAGGTTGTTATTAATGGCTACGAATTAATATTAGATGAGGGGGACTCCCTCTACTTTGACTCCGGTTTGGAACATGGAATGAAAGCACTGAACGGAAAACCAGCAAAATTTTTAGCAATAATACTTTAA